The following coding sequences lie in one Vitis vinifera cultivar Pinot Noir 40024 chromosome 19, ASM3070453v1 genomic window:
- the LOC104877768 gene encoding putative F-box protein At1g32420 — protein sequence MDDYGNALMWVTQNENVFEVEEILTNILLRLPVKSLLICKSVSKYWRSIISRPSFVESHLIQSQHNPTYVFYPYDPWHHNLYLLRKTDGEMTESLPGCDGIYFKGIICSFNGLICCVNYCNAFLHDIRICNPATGEVLLLPQSRELEHPGEVGVAFGPGINEYKVFQFYGGTQHYGCEVYSSITGSWKSIGRVAHTPYSSFSSNHVCINGIVYWFTRSEEGSGSILVVNREEIFSTIRLPKEKILRPYLINLEGCLCLVVDNGLEEYRFDIWALQDSKESLWTKKWSDYMPFCSIADIINHVVVRKNEILLGTITHFFLYNMGTRTWRKFNWEHDGEEIVICLSVPYTESLLPCK from the coding sequence ATGGATGATTATGGCAATGCATTGATGTGGGTAACCCAGAATGAGAATGTGTTTGAAGTGGAAGAAATCCTCACCAACATTCTCTTAAGGCTTCCAGTTAAATCCCTTTTGATATGCAAGTCTGTCTCTAAATACTGGCGGAGTATAATCTCCCGTCCTAGTTTCGTGGAGTCGCATCTAATCCAATCTCAACACAATCCCACTTATGTTTTCTATCCCTATGACCCTTGGCACCACAACCTGTATTTGCTAAGAAAAACGGATGGAGAAATGACTGAAAGTTTGCCTGGTTGTGATGGAATTTACTTTAAAGGTatcatttgttcctttaatgGTTTGATCTGCTGCGTTAATTACTGCAACGCCTTTCTGCACGACATACGTATCTGCAACCCCGCTACTGGAGAAGTCCTATTACTCCCACAAAGCCGGGAATTAGAACATCCAGGCGAGGTTGGTGTTGCTTTTGGCCCTGGAATCAATGAATATAAAGTATTTCAGTTTTATGGGGGAACGCAACATTATGGATGTGAGGTATATTCTTCAATCACTGGATCTTGGAAATCCATAGGCAGGGTTGCACACACTccttattcttctttttcttccaatcaTGTATGCATTAATGGAATAGTGTACTGGTTCACCCGATCAGAAGAAGGCAGCGGCTCCATCCTTGTAGTTAATAGAGAGGAAATTTTTAGCACAATTCGGCTTCCAAAGGAGAAAATTCTACGTCCTTACTTGATCAATCTCGAAGGTTGTTTGTGTCTAGTGGTTGACAATGGACTTGAGGAATATAGATTTGATATATGGGCTTTGCAAGATAGCAAGGAGTCCCTTTGGACCAAGAAATGGAGTGATTATATGCCCTTTTGTAGCATTGCAGATATCATTAACCATGTAGTCGTGCgaaaaaatgaaattctttTAGGAActataactcatttttttctttataatatgGGGACCAGGACTTGGAGAAAATTCAACTGGGAACATGATGGTGAAGAAATAGTGATTTGTCTTTCGGTGCCATACACAGAGAGCCTCCTCCCTTGTAAGTAA
- the LOC104877769 gene encoding F-box/FBD/LRR-repeat protein At1g78750-like has product MKDAVRAGFLSRKWRNQWKYLANVVFKQSTGKEIESLTHFISLHRGNKIKKFHVEFKYRPNKEDQVNEWMSFAITKEVEDLKLDFDMKGDNDPLYILPPFIFNCESLVSLSLKGCVLELPDSIYLPNLHTLSLTRMEIGSRNGMTIRKITSRAPLLERMSLVNCSRFRNFNIDASESPNLKELAIIETKVDLARSTGMDICAPSVEKLVFLYASPRREYHVKDVSNCLEFTFALSDQPHEYLWKEVGEELLSLRYHVVLLNLLPHFQHVRVLRICNWCVQSLYKAEVYDKTRSRVSLSCTNLEINTSFQRWELPGVTYMLKACSAIEDLCFVMAPKQSQIPQLFLKPDDFEERIYWRNEAKSLVMAHLQNLKIMTFKLPGECYHSWKLWPLDLRTFFMGRENGVELLAALKHSSNNQLRVVLSTDKQHRRFLIRQ; this is encoded by the exons ATGAAAGATGCCGTTAGAGCTGGGTTCTTATCCCGTAAATGGAGAAATCAATGGAAATACCTGGCCAATGTAGTTTTCAAGCAATCTACAGGAAAAGAAATCGAATCTCTTACCCATTTTATCTCCCTTCACCGGGGAAATAAGATAAAGAAGTTCCATGTAGAATTCAAGTATAGGCCTAACAAGGAAGATCAAGTGAATGAATGGATGAGTTTTGCTATTACGAAGGAGGTTGAAGATCTGAAACTTGACTTTGATATGAAAGGGGACAATGATCCATTGTACATACTACCCCCATTCATTTTCAACTGTGAATCATTGGTTTCTTTGTCCCTCAAGGGTTGTGTGTTGGAGTTACCAGATTCTATCTATCTTCCCAATCTTCATACTCTTTCTCTCACACGTATGGAAATTGGAAGTAGAAATGGGATGACAATCAGAAAGATCACTTCAAGGGCTCCACTGCTGGAACGAATGAGCTTGGTTAACTGCAGTAGGTTCCGCAATTTCAATATTGATGCCTCTGAAAGTCCAAACTTGAAAGAGCTGGCTATCATAGAGACCAAGGTTGATCTTGCTAGATCCACTGGAATGGATATCTGTGCACCAAGTGTTGAAAAATTGGTCTTCTTATATGCTTCACCCAGGAGAGAATATCATGTAAAGGATGTATCAAACTGCCTTGAGTTTACCTTTGCTCTATCCGACCAGCCCCATGAGTATTTGTGGAAGGAAGTGGGAGAGGAGTTGTTGTCGTTGAGATATCATGTTGTATTACTCAATCTTCTTCCACATTTTCAACACGTCAGAGTTCTCAGAATCTGCAATTGGTGTGTTCAG AGTCTTTATAAAGCTGAGGTCTATGATAAGACGAGGAGCAGGGTATCCCTCTCTTGTACCAACCTGGAAATAAATACATCATTTCAGAGGTGGGAACTACCGGGAGTCACCTACATGCTCAAAGCTTGCTCTGCCATTGAGGATCTGTGCTTTGTTATGGCCCCAAAACAGAGTCAG ATCCCCCAACTGTTTCTGAAGCCAGATGATTTTGAAGAAAGAATATATTGGAGAAACGAAGCGAAGTCTTTGGTGATGGCCCACTTGCAGAACCTCAAAATTATGACATTCAAATTGCCTGGAGAGTGTTATCACAGTTGGAAACTTTGGCCTCTGGACTTACGCACCTTCTTTATGGGAAGAGAGAATGGAGTTGAACTACTGGCAGCTCTTAAGCACAGCTCCAACAATCAATTACGCGTTGTTTTGTCCACTGATAAACAGCATCGACGTTTTCTTATTAGGCAGTAA
- the LOC100259352 gene encoding uncharacterized protein LOC100259352 — translation MMASACVNNIGMSSENFLDCPPASYPTYGWLSPRISFSREFPDEESKMAGGKSPSPAEKPSDPVEVSDPDVSGKDVGDFEFRLEDPVAMLPADELFSDGKLVPLQVSVIRPSVASIPSSEIRSPETAKSRRRTEVSCTDPYLFSPKAPRCSSRWKELLGLKKLYQSSNPKQENHKTTSSLYSHSTNAKSLKHFLHRSSKSTSSSASDASLSLPLLRDSDSESVSMSSRLSLSSSSSGHEHEDLPRLSLDSEKPKPSANPNPNPSSNASTTTNPNPPRVRVVKARASSSDHPPAARVGRSPMRRAPDSSGRGASVDSPRMNSSGKIVFQSLERSSSSPSSFNGGPRFKHRGMERSYSANVRITPVLNVPVCSLRGSSKSGGVFGFGQLFSSPQKREGSSSNGGSTRSQQNNSRNRTDRT, via the coding sequence ATGATGGCTTCAGCTTGTGTGAATAACATCGGCATGTCGTCGGAGAACTTTCTCGACTGTCCTCCGGCGAGCTATCCAACGTATGGATGGCTCAGCCCTAGAATCTCCTTCAGCCGCGAGTTTCCCGACGAGGAGTCCAAGATGGCAGGAGGGAAGTCTCCGTCTCCAGCAGAGAAGCCGTCGGATCCGGTGGAGGTATCAGATCCGGATGTTTCCGGCAAGGACGTAGGTGATTTTGAGTTCAGACTTGAAGATCCGGTGGCGATGCTTCCAGCGGATGAGCTGTTCTCCGACGGCAAACTTGTTCCTCTGCAGGTTTCTGTGATCCGTCCATCAGTGGCTTCAATACCGTCGTCGGAGATTAGGTCACCCGAGACGGCAAAATCTCGTCGGAGAACTGAGGTGTCGTGTACGGACCCGTACCTCTTCTCTCCGAAGGCTCCGAGGTGTTCCAGCCGATGGAAGGAGCTTCTAGGGCTGAAGAAACTCTACCAGAGCAGCAACCCTAAGCAGGAGAACCACAAAACGACGTCCTCTCTGTACTCTCACAGCACCAACGCTAAATCTCTCAAACATTTTCTACACAGAAGCTCGAAATCTACATCATCTTCAGCCTCCGATGCGTCCCTGAGCCTCCCGTTGCTGAGAGATTCTGATTCCGAGTCGGTGTCCATGTCCTCTCGCTTGTCGCTTTCATCTTCGTCCTCCGGCCACGAGCACGAGGATCTCCCCCGACTCTCCCTCGATTCAGAAAAACCTAAACCAAGCGCAAATCCAAACCCGAATCCAAGCTCAAACGCGAGCACCACAACGAATCCAAATCCACCTAGGGTGAGAGTGGTGAAAGCGAGAGCATCTTCTTCCGATCATCCCCCGGCCGCCAGAGTAGGTCGGAGCCCAATGCGGCGAGCGCCAGACTCATCCGGAAGAGGCGCGTCGGTGGACAGTCCGAGAATGAACTCCTCAGGGAAAATCGTGTTCCAGAGCCTTGAGAGGAGCTCGAGCAGTCCGAGCAGCTTCAATGGCGGACCCAGATTCAAGCACAGAGGAATGGAGCGATCCTATTCAGCCAATGTCAGAATCACTCCCGTCCTCAACGTTCCAGTCTGCTCACTGAGAGGCTCGTCAAAGTCTGGAGGAGTATTCGGATTTGGTCAGCTCTTTTCATCACCCCAGAAGAGAGAAGGCAGCAGTAGTAATGGAGGAAGCACCAGAAGCCAACAGAATAACAGCAGGAACCGTACTGATCGAACTTGA
- the LOC100257585 gene encoding uncharacterized protein LOC100257585 isoform X1, with translation MKLSIPRACGSWSKSPPVSTTLHKPISFYSSIPSSSPLKPQVPLFLRPPIHSATLSDLQKWHHWAKTLPVPHSDDPPDPTLLRRELKWLLEDALEVHSSVPQMGSHSDDRPIKLRTSLEQLYSVWRQRIEERRPFQYVVGCEHWRDLVLSVQDGVLIPRPETEVFVDLVGDVVTQNGDLTQGLWADLGTGSGAIAIGIGRILGPRGRVIATDLSPVAVSVASFNVQRYSLQDIIEIRQGSWFEPLKDVEGKLSGLVSNPPYIPSDHISGLQPEVGWHEPRLALDGGVDGIDALLHLCNGAASMLKPGGFFIFEVATVLDAIIKRCESETWQVDEYLQSFNFQKELILDANHSLQMGRNNASFL, from the exons ATGAAGCTAAGCATTCCTCGCGCATGTGGGTCCTGGTCTAAATCTCCTCCTGTCTCCACCACTCTCCACAAGCCCATCTCCTTCTATTCTTCCATACCATCGTCCTCCCCTCTCAAACCCCAAGTCCCACTCTTCCTCAGGCCACCTATCCACTCTGCAACCCTCTCAGACCTCCAAAAATGGCACCACTGGGCCAAAACCCTCCCAGTTCCACACTCAGACGACCCCCCAGACCCCACCCTCCTCCGCAGAGAGCTGAAATGGCTCCTAGAGGACGCTCTTGAAGTCCACTCATCAGTTCCCCAAATGGGTAGTCACAGTGATGACAGACCCATAAAATTGAGGACCAGTTTGGAGCAGTTGTACTCTGTCTGGAGGCAGAGGATTGAGGAGAGGAGGCCTTTTCAGTATGTAGTTGGGTGTGAGCATTGGAGGGATTTAGTGTTGAGTGTTCAAGATGGGGTTTTGATTCCCAGGCCTGAAACGGAGGTTTTTGTGGATTTGGTGGGGGATGTGGTGACTCAGAATGGAGATTTGACGCAGGGTTTGTGGGCTGATTTGGGGACTGGAAGTGGGGCTATTGCCATCGGAATTGGGAGGATTTTGGGACCTCGTGGGAGGGTCATTGCCACGGATTTGAGCCCTGTTGCCGTTTCTGTTGCTTCCTTTAATGTGCAGAGGTACAGCTTGCAG GATATAATTGAGATACGGCAAGGATCTTGGTTTGAACCTCTGAAGGATGTTGAAGGAAAACTTTCAGGTCTTGTGAGCAATCCACCATATATTCCAAGTGATCATATTTCTGGTCTACAACCTGAAGTTGGGTGGCATGAACCAAGACTTGCATTAGATGGTGGTGTGGATGGCATAGATGCTCTTCTCCATCTCTGCAATGGGGCTGCTTCAATGTTGAAACCTggtggattttttatttttgag GTTGCAACAGTATTGGATGCAATTATCAAGAGGTGTGAGAGTGAGACTTGGCAGGTGGATGAATACTTACAGTCATTTAACTTTCAAAAGGAGCTGATCCTTGATGCAAATCATTCTTT